In Calonectris borealis chromosome 8, bCalBor7.hap1.2, whole genome shotgun sequence, the genomic stretch TTTTTGGATACCACATTTACCAGGTTAGCAGATAGCAATAATTTAACTTAAAGAGAACGAGAAAAATTGTGGCTGACTTTTTGTTAATACGGCCTTGTTGTTTAATTGCAGAATATAACCTGTTGGAGGAAGAAGTTCCTTGAAACATTCTTCTCAAACGTTCTTCACGGTGTCTTGGATATTTCCTCTGACTGGCGTCTCAACGACCACCACTTTTCacccctgctccacagctccCCGCACGTTTCCCAGCTTACCCTCTGCAACATGCTGCAGGGCGCGGTGGAGCTCACGGCTGAGCACAACCAGAAAGTGCTTGAAAACCTGGCTGGCTCCCTGCGGATCCTGAAGTTCCAGCACCTTCTCTCCTCCGACCAGTCCATCAGGCGTTCGCTGGTTTTACTTCTTCACCGGCTGATTCACCATGGCTCTGTCAGCCAAGTGTCCATGTATTCCTGGCCTGTTCCCGACACGGTTCTTCTCGTTCTCATTTTGAGCATGAGTGCTGGGTTTTGGCGCTCGGGAAATGCTCTCGCCTATCACAGCAGCCCCTGTGGCCTttgcagagaggaggagagagcccAAAGCCAGGAGTCACCACAAGAGCAAGCAGAGAGGGGCCGTTACGATGAGAGGGAGTGGAGCGATGGTGAGAACCAGCAGGGATCCTCCAGGGCCCCAGAGGAGGCTGATGCGGAGGTGAATGGATACGGGGCTGACGCTCGCCTGAACTCTGTCCTCTCCGGACCGAGAAGTCTTCCTCTGCAAAACCAAGTGTGTGAGGAGGCAAGCAGCAAGGTGCCCTGTGACCACACCAGCATTCAGGGAGGATCTTCTCCTCGCTGCGTCTCAGACCAGCTGTCTCGTCACCCTGTTCTTCGAAAGACACGCAGACGGCTGAAATCTGCAGTGGGGAAGAAACGTCGCTGCCTCAGACGAAGCAGGGGACCATATACTGACCCAGAAGACCTGtatgattttgtttttactgttgctAGAGAAGATAATTCAGGGTTACTCGACAAAAACAGCGCCACAGAGGGAGAAAACGCTGAGAACTGGACTAGTTCCTCCCCAGGATCTCCGTGCACTGGCTATGCTGGCTGTAAGAAAAGAGGAGGATCTGCTGGgatcttttctctgaaagctgcTCACCGCTTCCGAAGCGTGTCCACGCTAGAATTGTTCTCCATTCCTTTGACTGGGGAGACATGTCGGACTCTGAGTAACCTGCTGAGCTCTTGGGTGTCTTTAGAAAATTTGGTTCTGTCGTACAACGGTTAGTGGTGTGAACAGGTTGCTTCCTTCTGCCTTGGGCTAATGGTCCGCCTTAATGCTCAGGTTTACCCTGATTTATTTTTACTGGAATGGGCATTGTAAGAGTATTGGTACCTGATTTTGAGAATGGCATCGGTAGAGATGGTTAATGAGTGTGAGGACTTGTTTGAGGGAGAGAATGGGGCCCTTCTGCACCAGAACAGCCCTCGGTCGTGTGCTTAAACGCCATCCAGAGAGGGCGAAGGGAAGAGCCAGATCTCCATCTCCCGTATACACAGTCTAGCTTAAGAACGTGTGGACAAAGCAGTCTGTGAGTTTAGCCGTTGGCTTAGGTCGCTTGGCCGTTGGTGGAGCTCCAGCTGCGTGTGCGTGGGTGTCTCTACAGGCACAGCTAACACCTTTCTGTACAACTGCTCTTCCAGGCCTGGGTGCTAACGTCTTCTGCATCCTCTCTGGGCTCCGGGCCCTCTCCCGCCACTCGGAATGCCACCTCCGCGTGGTGCGCGTGAGCGACGTCTTCTCCCACATGCCTTGCATGGAGCTTGTTCGCTGCATCCTGAGCGCCTTTCCCCAGCTCCACACGCTTTCAGTCAGCTTCGACCTCAAAAACCAGCTGGAGGGGAACAGGCCAGAGGGGAATCCAAACTGCAATGAGGTAGAAATCCCAGGTAGGAATCATCATTCTGAGTGATTTGAGCTCTACACTGTTACAGTAATGTGTAATTAAGCAATTACAGCCTCACCTTTCTTATTTAGATGGTGTTGCAGTTTGTCATTTCCAGTCTGTGATGTGCTCTGTGAAGCCTGAGTCTTGGACAAAGCATTTTATTGCTGTATGCCAACCTGCTGCAACATCAGCTTTGTACGGGGCCAGTCATAACCTGCTAGCAGTGACTGTCCACGCAGCAGCGTGTCCCACCAGATCTCTAAATTGGTTGGGAGCTTCTACTTTGTCCATCCTATTGACTGCAAAGCTCTAAGCCTTAGATGGACCTTAAGCAGAGGGAAAGCATCTCTTGATCATCACAATACCACAGGTGACGGCAAAGCACTGCCCAAGCCTCTGGATTACAGTCTGGGAGCTATAGCGGCGTGCGCTCAGCTCACAGGTCTCTCACCACCCTTGTTAGCCCTTGAATGACCAGAAAAGCAGTAAGCAAAGCCTGAGCGAGTACGGAGTGGGGTCAGTGAAGAGCTGTGCTCGGGGAAGACGCTGACTGGTTTGTGCATAAAGGGTGACCTTTTCTCAAGCATTGTTTCACTGCCAGAACGCAGTAGCAATTGGTGGCCCTGTGGTCTGGCAGGAGTCCTGAAATGAGCCTTAAGTGATTTACATTACCATAGGTCTGAGTTGCTATAGAGCTCTGTGAGGCAGGGCGCATCGCATAGGCACTTTCTACCAACTTAAATGGTAGTCGTGTCAGGCACGTGGACTGCTTGCTTGCTCTAGGACCTAGCTATGTTGAAGGCGGGCCCTCCAGATCGAGCTCTTTCATTGTTGTTTGTTGTTCTTCCCTTAGAGAGCTGCCTGGAGCAGCTAGAGATCCGATTCCCCAGGGAACCTCTGCACACCGCGTtcctgctgccagtgctcaaggcGTCGAAGTCCCTCCAGCAGTTGTCCCTTGACAGCGCCACGCTGCCCTGTTCTCAGGAGCTTGGGCTCCTTTTGGAGGCGCTGAAAGGTACTCTGCTAACCTGTAGGTAGCGTCACTGCGACACACAGAGTAGCTTCCTTGCTGTGATCTTCCATCCTTTAGCATGAAGCCAGCTTAGGTGGGTCCATTTCTTCAGTGCGGACATCTTTGAACTCTGTTGAGAAAAGGAGATGGGTGTCGGCCATCCCACTTTCTGTGCTGAGCATGTGAGTGATCCTGCACAGCAAGGTGGTTCCTTTTCAATTACCCACAATCCAGCACAAATTATCCACAGTCCAACTCAGTTTCTGGGTGTTAACTGATAGTTGGGTCAGGGTCTTTTTATCCCAAGGACGTACAGTACCTTACCTGAgaacttgttttgcttttagagTGTAATCCAAATTTGAAGAAACTGAGCTTTCATGATGTGAATCTGGCTGAGCACCAGAAAGAAGTTCTGCTTTTGCTTCAGGATCCTGTCCTGCAAGGTACAGCAAACTCCTGGGTCCTGTTGCTTGGAAAGATGCTGCAGGTGGCTGCTTTTGGCTGGCTGGCGTTTAAGAGGTGATCTTTGGATGTGTACGGTTTAGCCAAATGTCACTGTCCCTGGAGCAGATCTGTAGCTGTTGGCAGAGTGGAAATGTGTCTGGTTCTttgggccacagggcagagagaggagcagCTGCAAAGCTGGCGTATGCTGCAGAGAAGGGTCCATAGTCGTGGCTATAAACCAAAGATTTTTAACCTGCAGAGCACATCAGCCTTTAACTGGGTCAGCTGGCAAAGCCACTTCCCTGGGTGTGCTCTCTGCTCTCTGCCTCTGACAGAGCGGCGGTGCTGTTGTATGCAGTCCGCTGCTGGGGAAGCTTTGTTCCTGCATACGGATTAGGGGCTGGAGCTGTCTGCAGAATGTAATTCTGGAATAATGAAGCGCACAGGGAGTACTAACATGTACTGTCAATCCATTTCTTCTGTAGAAATCACGTTTTCCTTCTGCCGGCTGTTTGAAAGCTCTACTACTGAGTTTTTGTCGGAAATAATCAATACAGTGAAAAGAAATTCATCTTTGAAGAGCCTCAAGCTGCCTGGGAATCGCCTTGGTGCGTATGGTGCATGTTGCTGTGGGGCCTTGACCTTAGACCAGCTCTCAGAAATAACTTCAGGGTTGGAGTTAGGACCATTGCTAGCTGGTGACCTCAATGCTGACCTTAACACGTGCATGAAGAGAGTGGATTTAGTTCACAAAATAAGAAGCATtgagttcatttttttaaagtcagagtTCCAGTTGCGTTCAGCAGCGTACCAAGAGCCCAGGTGCTGTGTGGGCATTACAGTTGCTTTTCTCTGCGGCAAAAGCAAGTATCAACAGGACTCCAGATTTGACTGAACACCGATCTGCTTCAGACTCTTTAACAGGAACAGATCCAGCAGCAGATGCACCACCTCTCATTCAGAGGCGCAGGTTTTGCCCACATTTGGCCATTTTGTGCCTTAAAAGCTGTTGGCAGCCACTGGAGGGATGGGAACAAGTAAAGGAAGGGTTTGTGTCAAAGAACTGGAACAGAATTTACAGAAATGATAGGCTTTTTGGATCACAGGCCAAGTAGAACTGTTTGAGAAATGAATTTCAGGTAAATCCAGAgtattgttttctgttcttttaattaaatgaaacagGAAGGCTTGGGATCACTTGAAATACCCTTAATTTCTATGGTTTGTGTTTAACCTTGAGCTTTtggccatttttaaaacaaagctgcatATTGACTtctcaaacaaaaccagggttttTCTAGTGAAACAAACTGCCCTATCAGCAAATGTTTCCATTGCCTTGAACACTATGCTCGGGGGGGTGAACTCGCTTTAGGCCACTGAGGGGGACAAACTGAGGGTGCAGAGATGAGCCCTTTTTGCTGCGTGCATATGCTTACAGCCTCCTTTCTGCACTGTTATCCCAGCTCTGTGGCTGTTTAAATACTTGACAGTTCCCAGTTTGCATCTAACACCCACATTTCTCCCCTCTTAGGGAATCACAGGCTGGTTGCCCTTGCAGACATTTTCTCTGAagattcctcctcttccctctgccaGCTGGATGTCAGGTATTCTGCTGctctgaatttcttgttttggGAGGGCCCGAGGTGAACTGGGCTCAGACAGCAGGAGAAGCCTGagcgtggttttgttccttcctcAAGGGAATGCGTGCCCAAGAAAAGCTTAGAGAATGCTGCAATGGGCACATAGAACTTCAGGGACCTCCAGCATCTCTGAGGCATCTCACTGTCCCTTTTATAAATGAGCCAAGCTCCATCTTAAAAGCAGCTTTGGTTTGCTGCTCCCTTGGGAGGCTGCTGCAAGCCCTTCCTGCGCTGTACGTTACAACTAACGTCCCTATGTACATTTATTCTTAGGCATCAGTGTGAACGGCTCTGTTCACACTGCCCCCGCGTAGGGAGAGAATGCTGTCATTGCCCCTGTCAGATCCTGTGAGTGCCTCTGCATTCCTTTCATCATCTTTGGTCTTCAGCCTGAACTGCTGCTCTCTTCTTGAGCCTCAATGGCCATAAAGATAGGCAGTAACCTTCATGAAGCACCTGGAGGGTGGCATTTCTGCAATACTAACGActgttttgcttgattttttttcccccttctttacaTCCTAATGCTCAGGTTGCTGAGAGTACACAGGCTTGACAATTTATTTAACCATGGCCACTCCTTCAGCAGCCTTGAATCCTGACTGTTACTGTGCCTCTCCCAAGCTTAAGTCCAGCATGCAACTTCATACTTATTTACACATCTATGCAGGGAAAATGACCTTTTGATCTCCTAGAAACACCAGGACCTGACACACGCTCTCCAGATTTTCTCAGAAGGAAGAGATAAATGATCACTAACTGCTGAGGCTTGCACTGGGACCTGTAGGTTGGGCCAGGCCCCTTGGTCCAGGCAATTGACAGCTGCTATGAGACTGAAGTGCTCCTGGCACTGCTTAGCCAGCAGCTTGGTCCAGCAACATTTTAAGGCCACAGCTAGGTCTACTTAAATCAGTAGTAAGGAGGCCAAGATAAAGAATTTAACTTGTCAGTGGTTACCACCTTAGTTTTAAAAAGCTTCCAGCCCTTCATATTACtgtgcttcagttttgtttttcatcaaAACTAACAAACCAGTCACACTTTGTATTGCTGAAGAAAGTTGTACTTTGCATTGAAACATCCTCAAGTTCCTGCACTGGCAGTTACTAGAAGGAACAGTAATTTAAACTGCTCAAATTATAGCCTAGACTCttagtgactttttttcttgtccttccttccCTGGAAAGCTCAAATTGCATCAAACCTGATGGGCTCCTGGAGTTCACAAAGAAGCTGGAAGGCCACATCCAGCAGAGAGGGGGACAGATTCAATTCACGCACCTCCGCCTCTTCCAAAATTGGCTGGACCAGGATGCTGAAACAGCTCAAGAAGCACTTCGGCGTCTCAAAGCTGTGTGCAGTGTGGTCAATGACTCGTGGGACTCCTCCCAGG encodes the following:
- the LRRC41 gene encoding leucine-rich repeat-containing protein 41 isoform X1, which codes for MAAEGPRSLFALSAAAVSRSMGALERDVWALPGHLLRGLLPLLTVFRLERAEGAARRAGLSTQPIWRKLWDDVMKTRPPNSENITCWRKKFLETFFSNVLHGVLDISSDWRLNDHHFSPLLHSSPHVSQLTLCNMLQGAVELTAEHNQKVLENLAGSLRILKFQHLLSSDQSIRRSLVLLLHRLIHHGSVSQVSMYSWPVPDTVLLVLILSMSAGFWRSGNALAYHSSPCGLCREEERAQSQESPQEQAERGRYDEREWSDGENQQGSSRAPEEADAEVNGYGADARLNSVLSGPRSLPLQNQVCEEASSKVPCDHTSIQGGSSPRCVSDQLSRHPVLRKTRRRLKSAVGKKRRCLRRSRGPYTDPEDLYDFVFTVAREDNSGLLDKNSATEGENAENWTSSSPGSPCTGYAGCKKRGGSAGIFSLKAAHRFRSVSTLELFSIPLTGETCRTLSNLLSSWVSLENLVLSYNGLGANVFCILSGLRALSRHSECHLRVVRVSDVFSHMPCMELVRCILSAFPQLHTLSVSFDLKNQLEGNRPEGNPNCNEVEIPESCLEQLEIRFPREPLHTAFLLPVLKASKSLQQLSLDSATLPCSQELGLLLEALKECNPNLKKLSFHDVNLAEHQKEVLLLLQDPVLQEITFSFCRLFESSTTEFLSEIINTVKRNSSLKSLKLPGNRLGNHRLVALADIFSEDSSSSLCQLDVSSNCIKPDGLLEFTKKLEGHIQQRGGQIQFTHLRLFQNWLDQDAETAQEALRRLKAVCSVVNDSWDSSQAFADYISVM
- the LRRC41 gene encoding leucine-rich repeat-containing protein 41 isoform X2; amino-acid sequence: MGWTNPPHTLGGCPPTGRGLSTQPIWRKLWDDVMKTRPPNSENITCWRKKFLETFFSNVLHGVLDISSDWRLNDHHFSPLLHSSPHVSQLTLCNMLQGAVELTAEHNQKVLENLAGSLRILKFQHLLSSDQSIRRSLVLLLHRLIHHGSVSQVSMYSWPVPDTVLLVLILSMSAGFWRSGNALAYHSSPCGLCREEERAQSQESPQEQAERGRYDEREWSDGENQQGSSRAPEEADAEVNGYGADARLNSVLSGPRSLPLQNQVCEEASSKVPCDHTSIQGGSSPRCVSDQLSRHPVLRKTRRRLKSAVGKKRRCLRRSRGPYTDPEDLYDFVFTVAREDNSGLLDKNSATEGENAENWTSSSPGSPCTGYAGCKKRGGSAGIFSLKAAHRFRSVSTLELFSIPLTGETCRTLSNLLSSWVSLENLVLSYNGLGANVFCILSGLRALSRHSECHLRVVRVSDVFSHMPCMELVRCILSAFPQLHTLSVSFDLKNQLEGNRPEGNPNCNEVEIPESCLEQLEIRFPREPLHTAFLLPVLKASKSLQQLSLDSATLPCSQELGLLLEALKECNPNLKKLSFHDVNLAEHQKEVLLLLQDPVLQEITFSFCRLFESSTTEFLSEIINTVKRNSSLKSLKLPGNRLGNHRLVALADIFSEDSSSSLCQLDVSSNCIKPDGLLEFTKKLEGHIQQRGGQIQFTHLRLFQNWLDQDAETAQEALRRLKAVCSVVNDSWDSSQAFADYISVM